Proteins encoded within one genomic window of Kibdelosporangium phytohabitans:
- a CDS encoding PLP-dependent cysteine synthase family protein, producing MARYDSLLDALGDTPLVGLPRLSPGNGVRLWAKLEDRNPTGSVKDRPALKMIEAAEKSGRLTPGCTILEPTSGNTGIALAMAAKLKGYGLVCVMPENTSEERRQLLQAYGARIVFSPAAGGSNQAVATAKELAKQNTDWVMLYQYGNEDNVRAHYEGTGPEILRDLPSITHFVAGLGTTGTLVGVGRFLREHKPGVQIVAAEPRYGELVYGLRNLDEGFVPELYDPSVLTGRYSVGSYDALRRTRQLLETEGIFAGISTGAILHAALAVAEKAAKAGEEADVVFIVADGGWKYLSTGAYSGSLDEAAERLDGHLWA from the coding sequence ATGGCCAGGTACGACTCGCTGCTCGACGCGCTCGGCGACACCCCGTTGGTCGGACTGCCGCGGTTGTCGCCGGGCAACGGCGTCAGGCTGTGGGCCAAGCTGGAGGACCGCAACCCGACCGGGTCGGTCAAGGACCGCCCGGCTCTGAAGATGATCGAGGCGGCCGAGAAAAGCGGCCGCCTCACACCTGGGTGCACCATCCTCGAGCCGACCTCCGGCAACACCGGCATCGCGCTGGCCATGGCGGCCAAGCTCAAGGGCTACGGCCTGGTCTGCGTGATGCCGGAGAACACCTCCGAGGAACGCCGTCAGCTGTTGCAGGCATACGGCGCGAGGATCGTGTTCTCACCGGCGGCCGGTGGCTCGAACCAGGCGGTGGCCACGGCGAAGGAACTGGCCAAGCAGAACACCGACTGGGTGATGCTCTACCAGTACGGCAACGAGGACAACGTCCGCGCCCACTACGAGGGCACCGGCCCGGAGATCCTGCGTGACCTGCCGTCGATCACGCATTTCGTGGCCGGACTGGGCACCACAGGAACCCTGGTCGGTGTCGGGCGCTTCCTGCGTGAGCACAAACCAGGGGTGCAGATCGTCGCCGCTGAGCCTCGATACGGCGAGCTGGTCTACGGTCTGCGCAACCTCGACGAGGGCTTCGTGCCCGAGTTGTACGACCCGTCCGTGCTCACCGGCCGTTACTCCGTCGGCTCGTATGACGCGCTACGGCGAACCCGGCAGTTGTTGGAGACCGAAGGCATCTTCGCCGGTATATCCACGGGCGCGATCCTGCACGCCGCGCTCGCCGTGGCCGAGAAGGCCGCGAAGGCGGGCGAGGAGGCCGACGTCGTGTTCATCGTCGCTGACGGCGGCTGGAAGTACCTGTCGACCGGCGCCTACAGCGGCTCGCTGGACGAGGCCGCCGAACGTCTCGACGGCCACCTCTGGGCCTGA
- a CDS encoding SMP-30/gluconolactonase/LRE family protein, with the protein MTDRFEIAVRAEATLGEGPTWDAMTSTLLWVDILAPEIHRWNPSTGADETTTAPQDVGAAKPRVGGGLVLNLRDGIAIVDSAGQHRWLVYWAKDGVRGNDAAVDAAGRLWAGTMRYDEADGGGWLARVEPDGKATVVLDKVTISNGVAWSPDSTLMYYADTPTGVVDVLDYDVASGTVSGRRQFVDVDGSPDGMCVDADGCLWVALWGAGQVRRYTPDGNFDRAITVPASNTTACCFGGDRLTDLYITTARAGLSDADLAREPLSGSVFVVPDAGAGLPSTVFAG; encoded by the coding sequence GTGACTGATCGTTTCGAGATCGCGGTGCGCGCGGAGGCCACGCTCGGTGAGGGGCCCACCTGGGACGCCATGACCTCGACCCTGCTGTGGGTCGACATCCTCGCGCCGGAGATCCACCGCTGGAACCCGTCGACGGGTGCGGACGAGACGACCACCGCGCCGCAGGACGTCGGCGCGGCGAAGCCGCGGGTGGGCGGTGGGCTCGTTCTCAACCTCCGTGACGGCATCGCGATCGTCGATTCCGCAGGTCAACACCGGTGGCTCGTTTATTGGGCCAAGGACGGGGTGCGCGGGAACGACGCGGCGGTCGACGCAGCCGGGCGGCTGTGGGCGGGCACCATGCGGTACGACGAAGCGGACGGCGGCGGCTGGCTGGCCCGGGTCGAGCCGGACGGCAAGGCGACCGTGGTGCTCGACAAAGTGACCATCAGCAACGGCGTCGCCTGGAGTCCCGACAGCACACTGATGTACTACGCCGACACGCCAACTGGCGTGGTCGACGTGCTCGACTACGACGTGGCCAGCGGCACGGTCTCAGGGCGGCGTCAGTTCGTGGACGTCGACGGGTCACCGGACGGGATGTGCGTGGACGCCGACGGCTGCTTGTGGGTCGCGTTGTGGGGCGCCGGCCAGGTGCGCCGCTACACGCCCGACGGCAACTTCGACCGGGCGATCACCGTGCCCGCGAGCAACACGACGGCGTGCTGTTTCGGCGGCGACCGACTGACGGATCTCTACATCACGACGGCGCGGGCCGGGTTGTCCGACGCGGACCTCGCGCGTGAGCCGCTGTCCGGCTCCGTGTTCGTCGTCCCGGACGCCGGAGCAGGCCTGCCATCCACTGTTTTCGCGGGTTGA
- a CDS encoding rhomboid family intramembrane serine protease, with the protein MQPSGFPYQDEPAKPPRQPIPMAKRIIPPNPLQALLLVSGFVALLFAIEAVDTALGHTLDLHGIWPREIDEWDGILWAPLLHAGWDHVTANAVPFLVLGLLTTAGGTGQFLGVTAIIWLFSGVGTFLIGQPGVHLGASGVVFGFLTFVLVRGLFVRSLPQILIAVVVFGVYGSVLWGVLPNQTGVSWEGHLCGAVGGVVAAWLVGRSLKQATRRPVLPG; encoded by the coding sequence GTGCAGCCCTCTGGATTCCCCTACCAGGACGAGCCAGCGAAACCACCCAGGCAGCCCATCCCGATGGCCAAGCGGATCATCCCGCCGAACCCGCTGCAGGCGCTCCTCCTGGTCTCGGGCTTCGTCGCGCTGCTGTTCGCGATCGAGGCGGTGGACACCGCACTGGGCCACACCCTGGACCTGCACGGCATCTGGCCGCGTGAGATCGACGAATGGGACGGCATCCTCTGGGCCCCGCTGCTGCACGCCGGCTGGGACCACGTGACCGCCAACGCGGTGCCGTTCCTGGTGCTCGGCCTGTTGACGACGGCCGGCGGAACGGGCCAGTTCCTCGGTGTCACCGCGATCATCTGGCTGTTCAGCGGAGTGGGCACGTTCCTGATCGGACAGCCGGGTGTGCACCTCGGCGCGTCCGGCGTCGTGTTCGGTTTCCTGACGTTCGTGCTGGTCCGCGGGTTGTTCGTACGCAGCCTCCCGCAGATCCTGATCGCGGTCGTCGTGTTCGGCGTGTACGGGTCGGTGCTGTGGGGTGTGCTGCCCAACCAGACCGGCGTGTCATGGGAAGGGCACCTGTGCGGTGCTGTCGGCGGTGTCGTGGCGGCGTGGCTGGTCGGCCGGTCGCTCAAACAGGCCACCCGGCGGCCCGTCCTCCCGGGGTGA
- a CDS encoding rhomboid family intramembrane serine protease, giving the protein MTTLPAVPAAPGPVNRVVPPNPKQAALVVLGFTALMYLVELVDLILPVSLDRWGIVARSWSGLDGVIWAPLLHDGWTHLFSNTLPVLLFGFLAMAGGLGQWVAVTVTIWLVSGLGVWLTAPSDVITVGASGIAFGWLAFLLVRGIFSRSPKQLAVAFVLFLYWGSTLLGVLPGNPQISWQGHLFGALAGVLTAWLTTRANRGKGKAEPAGTAIPELPA; this is encoded by the coding sequence GTGACCACTTTGCCTGCTGTGCCCGCCGCTCCAGGCCCGGTGAACCGGGTCGTGCCGCCCAACCCGAAACAGGCGGCTTTGGTGGTCCTCGGCTTCACCGCGTTGATGTACCTCGTCGAACTCGTGGACCTGATCCTGCCGGTCAGCCTGGACCGGTGGGGGATCGTCGCCCGCTCCTGGTCCGGCCTTGACGGCGTGATCTGGGCACCGCTGCTGCACGACGGCTGGACTCACCTGTTCAGCAACACCCTCCCGGTGCTGCTGTTCGGATTCCTGGCCATGGCCGGCGGACTGGGCCAGTGGGTCGCCGTGACCGTGACGATCTGGCTGGTCAGCGGACTCGGCGTGTGGCTGACCGCGCCCTCGGACGTGATCACGGTCGGCGCGTCCGGCATCGCGTTCGGCTGGCTGGCGTTCCTGCTGGTCCGCGGGATCTTCAGCCGCAGCCCCAAACAGCTCGCGGTGGCGTTCGTGCTGTTCCTGTACTGGGGAAGTACCCTGCTGGGCGTGCTTCCCGGCAACCCGCAGATCTCCTGGCAGGGCCATCTCTTCGGGGCGCTTGCCGGTGTGCTGACCGCATGGCTCACCACGCGCGCCAACCGCGGCAAGGGCAAGGCTGAGCCCGCGGGCACGGCCATCCCGGAGCTGCCGGCTTGA
- the murI gene encoding glutamate racemase — MTSPDAPIGIFDSGVGGLTVARAIRDQLPAEELRYIGDTEFTPYGPKPIAEVRAHSLAIMDELADSGVKLMVIACNTASSACLRDARERYSIPVVEVVLPAVRRAVATTRTGRIGVIGTDGTIRSGAYQDAFAAAKDITVTAVPCPRFAEFVERGVTSGRQVLGLAQSYLEPLQRADVDTMVLGCTHYPLLTGVLQIVMGDGVTQVSSAEETAKDVVRVLTERDQLREPTGNDPVHEFLATGPVAPFHRLARRFLGLEVAAVRPMARN; from the coding sequence TTGACCTCCCCTGACGCCCCGATCGGGATCTTCGACTCCGGTGTCGGCGGGCTGACGGTCGCCCGCGCGATCCGTGACCAGTTGCCCGCGGAGGAGCTGCGCTACATCGGCGACACGGAATTCACCCCGTACGGTCCGAAACCGATCGCGGAAGTACGCGCGCACTCGCTGGCGATCATGGACGAACTCGCCGACAGCGGCGTGAAGCTCATGGTGATCGCGTGCAACACCGCGTCGTCGGCGTGCCTGCGGGACGCCAGGGAGCGGTACTCGATCCCCGTTGTCGAGGTCGTCCTGCCCGCCGTCCGCCGTGCGGTCGCCACGACCAGGACCGGCAGGATCGGCGTGATCGGCACCGACGGCACGATCCGGTCGGGCGCGTACCAGGACGCGTTCGCCGCGGCCAAGGACATCACCGTAACGGCGGTGCCTTGCCCGAGGTTCGCCGAATTCGTCGAACGCGGAGTGACCTCCGGCAGGCAGGTCCTCGGCCTGGCACAGAGCTACCTGGAGCCGCTGCAACGCGCGGATGTGGACACGATGGTCCTCGGGTGCACCCACTATCCGTTGCTGACCGGTGTGCTGCAGATCGTCATGGGCGATGGCGTCACCCAGGTGTCCAGTGCCGAGGAGACCGCGAAAGACGTGGTGCGCGTGCTCACCGAGCGCGACCAGTTGCGTGAACCCACCGGCAACGACCCGGTGCATGAATTCCTGGCCACCGGGCCAGTCGCCCCGTTCCACCGGCTGGCCCGCCGCTTCCTTGGGCTGGAAGTGGCCGCGGTTAGGCCGATGGCGCGAAATTGA